In bacterium, one genomic interval encodes:
- a CDS encoding peptidase, producing the protein NQDEFMASANYLQEAVDRGWYDPQSGKPFVWQEAYTPLPQEYATGRFWLFYSTYAPHLADWPERTLTGDPLQPINPYRQTVEPLSLYPFSAKPERKLSVRDVIDFQRSVFEGTIYDITADPNWLVPNVKGGYAKSPLATPFPSNDLRMLLKLTNRRPVARHRGHYGMVCQLRAWLPDAIGGVYWVYLDNPYFSPYVPIYAGVTETAECYRIYHPDQYSDQSARWTIDFVDNLAGLRFQKAIEVVRSVRDPWETQIFSRQDSIETEAAKRYKKNPDAGRAFLTRYCVGLQQQVPVLFIRLRETLISQFTNNRE; encoded by the coding sequence AGAACCAGGACGAATTCATGGCCTCTGCCAATTACCTACAGGAGGCCGTCGATCGCGGATGGTATGATCCGCAATCCGGAAAACCCTTTGTCTGGCAGGAGGCTTATACGCCGCTGCCGCAAGAGTACGCCACCGGCAGGTTCTGGCTCTTTTACTCCACCTATGCGCCCCATCTGGCTGACTGGCCGGAGCGCACGCTGACCGGAGATCCGCTGCAGCCGATCAATCCCTATCGACAAACTGTGGAGCCGTTGAGTCTCTACCCCTTCTCGGCTAAGCCGGAGCGCAAGCTGTCGGTGCGCGATGTCATCGATTTTCAGCGCTCGGTGTTCGAGGGCACCATTTACGACATCACTGCGGATCCCAACTGGTTGGTTCCCAACGTTAAAGGCGGTTATGCGAAAAGCCCATTGGCCACTCCGTTTCCGAGCAATGATCTGCGCATGCTGCTCAAACTCACCAATCGCCGCCCCGTTGCCAGACATCGCGGTCACTATGGCATGGTGTGTCAATTGCGCGCATGGCTGCCCGACGCGATCGGCGGAGTCTATTGGGTCTACCTGGACAACCCTTATTTCAGCCCCTATGTGCCGATCTACGCCGGCGTCACCGAGACCGCCGAATGTTACCGTATCTATCATCCGGACCAATACAGCGATCAATCCGCGCGCTGGACCATCGACTTTGTGGACAACCTGGCCGGCCTGCGTTTTCAAAAAGCGATCGAGGTGGTGCGCAGCGTGCGCGATCCCTGGGAAACGCAGATATTCAGCCGGCAGGACTCCATCGAGACCGAAGCGGCCAAACGGTACAAAAAAAATCCAGACGCCGGCCGCGCTTTTTTGACCCGCTATTGTGTGGGATTGCAGCAACAGGTGCCCGTTCTGTTCATTCGCTTGCGGGAAACCTTGATCAGCCAATTCACCAACAATCGAGAATAA